The segment ACGTCATCGACATCGGCGCGGTGCCCACGCCGGTGGTGTACTACGCGGCATTCCGGCTCAACACCGGGTGTGGCGTGGCGGTCACCGGCAGCCACAATCCCCCGGAGTACAACGGCTTCAAGATCGTCCTCGGCGGGCAAACGCTGGCCGAGGCGGCGATCCAGGACCTGTACCGCCGCATCGTCGAAGGCGACCTGCCGGACGACGGGCACGGAAGCTCCCGGAACCTGGATGTCGTGCCCGACTACATCGAGCGGATCGCCTCGGACGTGCAGGCCGAGCGCACACTGAAGGTGGTGGTGGACTGCGGCAACGGCATCGCGGGCGCGCTTGCGCCGCAGGTGCTCGAAGGTATCGGTTGCGAGGTCGTGCCGCTGTATTGCGACGTCGACGGCAGTTTCCCGAACCATCATCCGGATCCTTCCGATCCGGCCAATCTCGAGGACCTGATTCTCGCCGTGAAGCAGACCGGCGCCGATCTCGGGGTGGCGTTCGACGGCGATGGCGATCGTCTCGGCGTGGTGACCCGCGAAGGCGAGATCGTCTACCCGGACCGTGTCCTGATGCTGTTCGCGCGGGATGTGCTGGCGCGCCAGCCGGGTGCCACGATCATCTACGACGTCAAGTGCACCGGGCACCTGAAGGGCCAGATCCTGGATGCAGGTGGCAGTCCGCTGATGTGGCGCACCGGACACTCGCTGATGAAAGCGAAGATGCGCGAGACCGGCGCAGAGCTGGCCGGCGAGATGAGCGGGCACTTCTTCTTCAAGGAGCGCTGGTACGGCTTCGACGACGGCATCTATGCCGCCGCGCGGCTGCTGGAGATTCTCGCTGGCGACCTGGAAGACCGCACCCCCGAGGACATCTTCGCCACCTGCCCGAAGGGTGTATCTACCCCCGAGCTGAAGATCGACCTGGCCGAGGGTGAGCAGAAGCGCTTCATGGACGCCTTCCGCGAGAAGGCCAGCTTCCCGGACGCCACGCTGGTGACCATCGACGGCGTGCGTGCCGACTGGCCGGATGGCTGGGGTCTCGTGCGGGCGTCGAATACCACGCCGACGCTGGTGTTGCGATTCGACGCGGACAATCCGACCGCACTGAAGCGCATCCAGCAGGTCTTCCGCGAGCAGCTGTTCCTGGTGAAGCCCGGCCTGAAGCTGCCGTTCTGAGCGGGACGGTCAGTGGCCGGGGTCGTCGCCGGCGATCTGCTTCTTCAATGCACGATACCGGCTGAGCTGGCTCTCCTGCCGCAGCTGCGTGTTGACGTACGACTGCTGCAGGCGCTCGAGCAGGGCGCGCTGCGAGCCGACCACCCCGCGCTGGGTGGCGATGCGGTCGCTGAGGTATTTGGGCACGGGCTGCTTGGTGCGCTCCAGTTCGCCGGCGCGCCCGAGCAGGTCGGCCAACGCCTGTTCCTGCGTGGCCAGGCTCTTGCGGGTGGTCGAGATCTGCTGGTCGATCGAATTGAGCTCGTCCTTCTGCATGCTCACCAGGTCCGGCTCGTTCGGATAGGCCGCAAGCATCTGATCGTCGTTGCGACGCTGTTCGTCTTCGGCCTGCTTCTTGGCGGCGGCGATGGCGGCCTGCTTTTCGGCGGCGGCGCGCTCCTCCACCGTGAGCTGGCGCTCCACGTGGCGGACGACGATGCCGCGGCTGTCGACGATGTCGTAGCCATTGGCCATGGCGTCGGCGGAAAGACTGTCGCTGTAGTGCAGCAGGCCATGCGCGTCGTGCCAGCGGTACTGCACGGCACTGCCCTTCTGCTGAGCGATGGCAGCGGTGCTGACGACGACCGACAACATGGCGGAAACGATCAGGAACTTGCGCATGTAACCCCTCCGTATCGAGCGGAGTATAGCGATCACGCCGGTCGGTACGGTGAGCTCCGCCAGAGCTTTTCGCCTAGCCGGTCACGCCGTAGCGGGCGCGATAGGCGAGCAGCCGCGCGTGCTCGGCTGCGAGTGAGGGCCGCTCGCCGGCGTAAGCCAGCACATCGTCCAGCCGGGTGATCGCGATCACCGGAATGCCGAACTCCGCCGTCACTTCCTGTGCCGCCGACAGCTCGCCCTGGCCCCGCTCCTGCCGGTCCAGTGCGATCAGCACGCCAGCCGGCTCGGCACCGGCCGCGCGGATCAGCGCCAGCGACTCGCGCACGGCGGTGCCGGCAGTCATCACGTCGTCGACGATCAGCACGCGGCCCTTCAGTGGCGCACCGACCAGACTGCCGCCCTCGCCATGGTCCTTGGCCTCCTTGCGGTTGTAGGCCCAGGGCAGGTCGCGGCCATGCTGCTCGGCCAGCGCGATGGCGGTGGCCGCGGCCAGCGCGATGCCCTTGTAGGCCGGGCCGAACAGCATGTCCACCGACAGGCCGGACGCCTGGATGGTCGCCGCATAGGCACGACCCAGCTGGGCCAGCGCGGCGCCGGAGTCGATCCGTCCCATGTTGAAGAAGTACGGGCTGATCCGTCCGGACTTGAGGGTGAACTCGCCAAAGCGAAGCACCTCGCGTTGAAGAGTCAGGTCGATGAAGTCGCGCTGGTAATCGTGCACGGGAAATTCCGGTCTGCTGGGTCGGGGATGCGACGGCAGCGCCGACGCAAAGCGTCATGGTAACGCCCGGAGCCGGCCCCGGAGTGCCGCTGCAACGGTTGCTATGATGCCGGCCTGACCGTAAGCCGGACTGCAGGAGCACGCATGCGCATCATCAGCCTCAACGCCAACGGCATCCGTTCGGCGGCGACCAAGGGGGTGTTTCCCTGGCTTCGCGCCCAGGAGGCCGATGTGGTCTGCCTGCAGGAGACCAAGGCGCAGGAGGATCAGCTCACCGATCCGATGTTCCGACCCGACGGGCACCACTGCTTCTACCGCGACGCCACCAGCAAGAAGGGCTACAGCGGCGTGGCGATCTACGCCAAACGTGAACCGGATGCCGTGCTGACCGAGCTGGGGTGGGACGAGTTCGACAACGAGGGCCGCTACATCGAGGCGCGCTTCGGCAAGCTCTCGGTGGTGTCGCTGTATTTCCCGTCCGGTTCGTCCGGCGAGGAGCGCCAGCAGTTCAAGTTCCGCGCGATGGACTGGATCGAACCGATCTTCGACGGCTGGCTGAAGAGCGACCGCCGGTACGTGATCTGCGGCGACTGGAACATCGTGCGCGGCGAAAAGGACATCAAGAACTGGAAGTCCAACCAGAAGAACTCCGGCTGCCTGCCGGAGGAGCGCGACTGGCTCAATGGCCTGGTCGAGCGTGGCTGGGTGGACAGCTACCGCACGCTCCGGCCGGAGGGCGAGGACTACACCTGGTGGTCCAACCGCGGGCGCGCACGCGAGAACGACGTGGGTTGGCGCATCGACTACCAGATCGTCTCGCCCGCGCTGCGCGCCCGTCTGCGCGACTGTTCGATCTACCGCGAGCAGCGCTTCTCCGACCACGCGCCGTACACGGTTGACTATGCCGACTGAGCCGGCGGCCGCCGCTGCGCCGCGGCCCTCGATCTGGCAGGCCTTCACCCAGCCGGCCGCCGGGACCATGGCGGTGTTCGGTTTTTCCTCCGGACTGCCGTTCCTGCTGGTGGCCGGTACCCTGGCGTACTGGCTGAAAGAGCATGGCGTGGTGCTGTCGGAGATCACCATGATCGCCAGCGCCGGCATGACCTACGCGCTGAAGTTCCTGTGGGCACCGCTGCTTGACCACTGGCGCCTGCCGGGTTTCCGCAAACTCGGCCAGCGCCGTGGCTGGCTGTTGTTCGCGCAGTTGGCGGTCGCTGCCGGCCTGCTGGCGATGGCCTGGCTGACGCCGGCGCGGCTGCCCGTGTTCATTGCTGCCACGCTGATCGTGGCGTTCTTCGGCGCCACCCAGGACATTGCGATCGACGCCTATCGCATCGAGATCGCGCCGATCGAGGCGCAGGGCGCGTTGGTGGCTACCTACTCGCTGGGTTATCGCATCGGCCTGCTCACTGCTGGCGCGCTGGCGCTGATCGCCGCCGACCACGTGCACTGGCCGGTGATCTACGCCGGCATGGCCGCCTGCATGCTGCCGCCGATCGCCATGACCCTGGCCGCACGCGAGCCGGAGGTATTGCGCCAAATGCCCCCGCGTTGGCTGGATGCGATGCAGCTGGGCGTGATCGATCCGTTCGTCGACTTCTTCCGCCGCTACGGATTCCTGCTGGCCCTGCTCACCCTGGCCTTCATCCTGCTGTTCAAGATCCCCGAGCAGGCCACCATCGGCGGCGTGATGAGCCCGTTCTACCGCGACATGGGCTTCACCAAGACGCAGATCGGCGCGATCACCAAGATCTACGGCGTGTGGATCGGCATCGTCGGCGTGTTCCTCGGCGGTGCCATGGTGGCGCGATGGGGTGCCTGGCGCTCGCTGGCGGTGATGATCGTGCTGTGCGGCACCAGCAACCTGCTCTACCTGCTGCTGATGCAGCATCACGGCAACCTGTGGATGCTCACCCTGGTGATCTCGGGCGAGAACCTTACCCTGGGCATGCTCGGTCCGCCCACGGTGGCATTCCTTTCCTCGCTGGTGAACCGCGAGCACACGGCCACGCAGTATGCGCTGCTCAGTTCGCTCGTGAACCTGCCGGGCAAGGTGCTGGGGTTCTTCGCCGGCGAGATCGCGATGGCGGTCGGTTATGGCGGGTTCTTCGTCATCACGGTACTGGGCATCGTGCCGGCGGTGCTTCTGTTCGCCCTGATCCGCAAACGCTTCCGGGATGGTGGCTACGACGTGCGCTGAGTCG is part of the Dyella thiooxydans genome and harbors:
- the pyrE gene encoding orotate phosphoribosyltransferase, whose amino-acid sequence is MHDYQRDFIDLTLQREVLRFGEFTLKSGRISPYFFNMGRIDSGAALAQLGRAYAATIQASGLSVDMLFGPAYKGIALAAATAIALAEQHGRDLPWAYNRKEAKDHGEGGSLVGAPLKGRVLIVDDVMTAGTAVRESLALIRAAGAEPAGVLIALDRQERGQGELSAAQEVTAEFGIPVIAITRLDDVLAYAGERPSLAAEHARLLAYRARYGVTG
- a CDS encoding DUF4124 domain-containing protein — translated: MRKFLIVSAMLSVVVSTAAIAQQKGSAVQYRWHDAHGLLHYSDSLSADAMANGYDIVDSRGIVVRHVERQLTVEERAAAEKQAAIAAAKKQAEDEQRRNDDQMLAAYPNEPDLVSMQKDELNSIDQQISTTRKSLATQEQALADLLGRAGELERTKQPVPKYLSDRIATQRGVVGSQRALLERLQQSYVNTQLRQESQLSRYRALKKQIAGDDPGH
- a CDS encoding phosphomannomutase/phosphoglucomutase; the protein is MGLSWGKTKALAEVDWRRLLPLAVGTLLIVLGLFAGWQAWLIANEGQANDRVHQAQAEAVRAVSSALDGQRRAVRNALDRVDPATLAADANTAVAAVKAAVPEARVVEFYSPSLGEVLHANYREFGYAKAAQLIAAQSIDGPALAESVNARDGRHVSFAMPIGPLQHPLAWAWVEVPFEPVARAFNAVSPAGGRIELRQGDDRADLGLLSHGNASAVPEEDSGKPVPNSAFSVTAALPAAFIVLPRQWPLAALLSLLGLGAGVWLLRVRGERPSDDAPEPAAEEVPLPPRRERVRPAIPPPASPPPGPQPKAPPPVVAIDPSIFRAYDVRGVVGKTLDRPVAKRLGQAIGGMMREQGLREIVVGRDGRNSGPELAGALAEGLQLAGIDVIDIGAVPTPVVYYAAFRLNTGCGVAVTGSHNPPEYNGFKIVLGGQTLAEAAIQDLYRRIVEGDLPDDGHGSSRNLDVVPDYIERIASDVQAERTLKVVVDCGNGIAGALAPQVLEGIGCEVVPLYCDVDGSFPNHHPDPSDPANLEDLILAVKQTGADLGVAFDGDGDRLGVVTREGEIVYPDRVLMLFARDVLARQPGATIIYDVKCTGHLKGQILDAGGSPLMWRTGHSLMKAKMRETGAELAGEMSGHFFFKERWYGFDDGIYAAARLLEILAGDLEDRTPEDIFATCPKGVSTPELKIDLAEGEQKRFMDAFREKASFPDATLVTIDGVRADWPDGWGLVRASNTTPTLVLRFDADNPTALKRIQQVFREQLFLVKPGLKLPF
- a CDS encoding exodeoxyribonuclease III is translated as MRIISLNANGIRSAATKGVFPWLRAQEADVVCLQETKAQEDQLTDPMFRPDGHHCFYRDATSKKGYSGVAIYAKREPDAVLTELGWDEFDNEGRYIEARFGKLSVVSLYFPSGSSGEERQQFKFRAMDWIEPIFDGWLKSDRRYVICGDWNIVRGEKDIKNWKSNQKNSGCLPEERDWLNGLVERGWVDSYRTLRPEGEDYTWWSNRGRARENDVGWRIDYQIVSPALRARLRDCSIYREQRFSDHAPYTVDYAD
- a CDS encoding AmpG family muropeptide MFS transporter, with amino-acid sequence MPTEPAAAAAPRPSIWQAFTQPAAGTMAVFGFSSGLPFLLVAGTLAYWLKEHGVVLSEITMIASAGMTYALKFLWAPLLDHWRLPGFRKLGQRRGWLLFAQLAVAAGLLAMAWLTPARLPVFIAATLIVAFFGATQDIAIDAYRIEIAPIEAQGALVATYSLGYRIGLLTAGALALIAADHVHWPVIYAGMAACMLPPIAMTLAAREPEVLRQMPPRWLDAMQLGVIDPFVDFFRRYGFLLALLTLAFILLFKIPEQATIGGVMSPFYRDMGFTKTQIGAITKIYGVWIGIVGVFLGGAMVARWGAWRSLAVMIVLCGTSNLLYLLLMQHHGNLWMLTLVISGENLTLGMLGPPTVAFLSSLVNREHTATQYALLSSLVNLPGKVLGFFAGEIAMAVGYGGFFVITVLGIVPAVLLFALIRKRFRDGGYDVR